In Helianthus annuus cultivar XRQ/B chromosome 9, HanXRQr2.0-SUNRISE, whole genome shotgun sequence, the following are encoded in one genomic region:
- the LOC110877235 gene encoding myb family transcription factor EFM yields MMAAASELSLKCKPHSYSMLLKTIGEQQVINGHDQTQKLEEFLSRLEEERLKIDAFKRELPLCMQLLTNAMETSRQQLQTYRANQGSPVLEEFIPVKNSSGEGPEKASLSNVDNKANWMTSVQLWSQAGSTATTTLDNNNNNNNNNHVKTTQSESENHFNTKTRDGGAFMPFSKERNVNSSCSNPAMVLPELALSSGEKDVDHEENKTCVRENNSIKVGNGEVTNSHTAGVTNTTAAATGAATSSQTHRKTRRCWSPDLHRRFVNALQMLGGSQVATPKQIRELMKVDGLTNDEVKSHLQKYRLHTRRPSPSPQTTGTATPQLVVLGGIWVPPEYATTAGAQTLYTTHPNATHNNPHYCTPQEFYPSPVLPPPQPLLHHHNNNNGVLYHHNRVYKSASQTTQSLQESNGRGGTTTTGGDRSESIEDGKSESGGSWKADSGGETKALMLREECEESNASEITLKF; encoded by the exons ATGATGGCAGCAGCTTCAGAATTAAGTCTCAAATGCAAACCACATAGCTACTCCATGCTCTTGAAAACAATTGGAGAACAACAAGTTATTAATGGACATGATCAAACCCAAAAACTCGAAGAGTTCCTATCTCGTCTTGAAGAAGAACGACTCAAGATCGATGCTTTCAAACGCGAACTTCCGCTTTGCATGCAACTCCTCACTAATG CCATGGAGACATCAAGGCAACAACTACAAACGTACCGTGCAAACCAAGGTTCTCCGGTACTCGAAGAATTCATACCCGTGAAGAATTCTAGCGGTGAAGGGCCCGAAAAGGCATCCCTTTCGAACGTCGATAACAAGGCGAATTGGATGACATCCGTTCAGTTATGGAGCCAAGCAGGCAGTACTGCCACCACCACccttgataataataataataataataataataatcatgttAAAACTACACAATCCGAAAGcgaaaatcatttcaacactaaAACTAGAGATGGTGGAGCGTTTATGCCATTCTCGAAGGAGCGAAACGTTAACTCATCGTGCTCGAATCCGGCTATGGTGTTGCCGGAATTGGCCCTTTCTTCTGGTGAAAAAGATGTAGATCATGAAGAAAACAAAACTTGCGTGAGGGAGAATAATTCTATCAAAGTTGGTAATGGTGAAGTTACTAATAGCCATACTGCTGGTGTGACCAACACCACCGCGGCCGCCACCGGAGCTGCCACGAGCTCCCAGACTCATAGGAAGACACGGCGTTGCTGGTCGCCGGATCTCCACCGGAGATTTGTCAATGCTCTTCAGATGTTAGGTGGTTCTCAAG TTGCAACTCCTAAACAAATCAGAGAGCTTATGAAAGTTGACGGTTTGaccaatgatgaagtcaaaagcCATTTACAG AAATATAGACTTCATACAagaagaccaagtccaagcccaCAAACCACCGGCACCGCGACGCCGCAGCTGGTGGTTCTCGGCGGGATATGGGTCCCGCCAGAATACGCCACTACAGCCGGAGCCCAAACCCTTTACACCACCCACCCTAATGCCACCCACAACAACCCACATTATTGCACACCTCAAGAGTTCTACCCTAGCCCCGTCCTGCCGCCCCCGCAGCCGCTGCTCCACCAccataacaacaacaatggtgtcCTCTACCACCATAATCGCGTGTACAAGTCTGCCTCCCAAACTACACAAAGCTTGCAAGAGTCTAACGGTAGGGGCGGCACAACCACGACTGGCGGCGACCGGTCGGAGAGCATCGAGGACGGGAAGTCGGAGAGTGGTGGCAGTTGGAAGGCGGACAGTGGTGGTGAAACAAAGGCATTGATGTTAAGGGAAGAATGTGAAGAAAGTAATGCAAGTGAGATAACCTTAAAGTTCTAG